In Streptomyces paludis, the genomic stretch CGGCCTCGGCGTCGGCGGCCGCGGTCTCGCTCTTGATCACCGTGCCGTCTGCCTGGGCGGCGAGGCCGACCTTGGCCAGGCCCATGACGAACTTGCGCTCGTTGTCATTACGGTCCGGGCCCTTGGACACGATCGCCTGCACGATGTTGCGCTTACGACGGGACCGCACCTCGCCGCGCGAGGTGATGCTCTTCAGCAGCCGCTGGAGGTACTGGTCCTGCGCCTTGCTGCCCGGTGTCGGGTTCTGGTTGATCACGTACATCTGCTGGCCCATGGTCCACACGTTGGTGGTCAGCCAGTAGACGAGGACACCGACGGGGAAGTTGACACCCGTGACGGCGAAGATCACCGGGAAGATGTACATCAGCATCTTCTGCTGCTGCATGTACGGCGTCTTGACCGTCAGGTCGACGTTCTTCGTCATCAGCTGGCGCTGCGTGTAGAACTGCGACGCCGACATCATCACGATCATGATCGCGGTGACGACCCGCACATCGGTCAGCGAGGCGTTCAGGGACTGCACCTTCTCGCTGCTGTCCGTGAACTTGGCGGCCAGCGGAGCGCCGAAGATATGCGCCTGCCGGGCGCTGTCGAGCAGCCCCTGGTTGATGACACCGATGGTCTTGCCGCTGGCGATGCTGGAGAGCACGTGGTACAGCGCGAAGAAGAACGGTGACTGCGCCAGGATGGGCAGACACGAGGAGAGCGGGTTGGTGCCCGTCTCCTTGTACAGCTTCATCATCTCTTCGGACTGACGCTGTTTGTCGTTCTTGTAGCGCTCCTGGATCGCCTTCATCTTCGGCTGGAGCACCTGCATGTTCCGGGTCGACTTGATCTGCTTCACGAAGAGCGGGATCAGGCAGATCCGGATCAGCACCACCAGGGACACGATGGACAGTCCCCAGGCCCAGCCCGTGTCGGGGCCGAAGATCATCCCGTACAGCGAGTGGAACTGGACGATGACCCAGGAAACAGGTGTGGTGATAAAACTGAACAGACTGGCAATCGTGTCCACTAATCAGGCTCCTTGAGCTTTGGACGAGGTCTCTGCGGCCGGACTGGGGGTGTCGGGGGCCGATCCCCCGGAAGGCACGCCGGCGGCGGAGTGCCCGCCCTTGCCGCCGCGCAGGGCATCGCGCAGCAGTTCGTGCCAGCGTGGGCGCTTGCGCGGCGGGACATGGTCCACACCGCCCGGCGACCACGGGTTGCACCGCAGGATGCGCCATGCGGTGAGCACCGTGCCCTTCACCGCGCCGTGCCGGTCGATGGCGGTGTATCCGTAGTGCGAGCACGACGGGTAGTACCGGCAGACAGGCCCGAGGAGCGGGCTGATCGTCCACTGGTACAGCTTGATCAGAGCCAGCAGCGGGTACTTCATCGCGTGCCCCCTCCCAGCAGCCGCCGGAGAGCGGCGTCCAGGTCTCGGGCCAGTTGTGCATGGTCGGCGTCGCCCGCTCCGGGCAGCGCCCGTACGACAACCAGGCTACCGGGGGGCAGCTCGGAGAGTCGGTCGCGCACCAAATGGCGAAGCCTCCGCTTCACCACGTTGCGCACGACGGATCCACCCACGGCTTTGCTTACAACGAAACCCGCACGCGGTGGGGAAGCGCTCTCCCCAGGCGCGTGCGGGTCCGTTGAACCGCTACGTAGATGGACGACGAGAAGCGGGCGACCGGCCCGGCGTCCTCGGCGTACCGCGGTCGCGAAATCCTCGCGCCGCCTCAGCCGATTCTCTGTAGGCAGCACGTCATGACCTGTTGGCTATCAGGCGATCAGGCCGACAGACGGGCGCGGCCCTTGCTACGGCGGGTCGCCAGGATCGCGCGGCCGGCACGGGTCCGCATGCGCAGCCGGAACCCGTGGGTCTTGGCGCGACGACGGTTGTTCGGCTGGAAGGTGCGCTTGCTCACTCGGGGGCTCCAGAAAATGATGTGTGGATGGCGGGACATCGCCTGGCTGTCACCGTGCGCCCACGAGAAGCTCGCGATTACGCCCTAGTGCACCGCTTCACAACCACAGATCGTGATCTTTGCCCATCGGAGGCAGGCGGCAGCAGCCATCGACAACTCGACCTGGTCACGGTACGCGCGGCTACGCCATCCGGTCAAACCAGCTCCGTGCCGGGCTCCATTGTGCACAGGCTGTGGACAACAACTTGAACCGCGCGGGTCGGCCTGACTACCTTGGCTGAACTCCGGATTCTTTTCCCGCCTGTACTTCCGAACCCGTCCCGAGAACCACACATTCGTGGGACCAGCTGAGAGAGCGTGCCCCTGTGGCTGATGTACCTGCCGATCTTGCCGCAGTGTGGCCACGAGTGCTGGAGCAGCTCCTCAGGGAGGGCCAGCAGGGCGTCGAGCCCAAGGACAAGCAGTGGATCGAGCGCTGCCAGCCCCTCGCCCTCGTCGCCGACACCGCGCTGCTCGCCGTCCCCAACGAGTGGGGCAAGCGGGTGCTGGAGGGCCGGCTCGCACCGCTCATCAGCGAGACGCTGAGCCATGAGTGCGGCCGCCCGATCCGGATCGCCATCACCGTCGACGACTCGGCCGGCGAGCCCGCCCCGCCCGCGCCTGCCGTGCCCCAGCAGCACCGCTACCAGGGCCCGCCCCTCGACGACCAGCGGCCTGGCGACGGATACGACGGATACGGCGGGCACCGCCCGCAGGACGACGGCATGCCCTCCGTACGGCCCGCGTACCCGGAGTACCAACAGCAGCGCCAGGACCCCGGCGCCTGGCCGCGGACCCAGGAGGACCTCTCCTGGCAGCAGCCGCGGCTCGGCGGCTACCAGGACCGCGATCCGTACGCCACCCCGCACTCGCAGCAGCCGCAGCACGACTACCGGCAGCCGCAGGGCCAGGAGCGGTCCCCGTACGAGCAGCACGGGGGCCGGCACGACCCGCACGACTCCCAGGAACCGCCGGCGCCCCGGCACGGCGGCGGGCAGAGCGTGGGCCGCGCGCGGGGCGGCGGCGCCGGTCCGCTGGGCGCCCAGCCGGCGCCCGCCCCCGGTCCCGGTGAGCCGCAGGCCCGGCTCAACCCCAAATACCTCTTCGACACCTTTGTCATCGGCGCGTCCAACCGGTTCGCGCACGCGGCGGCGGTCGCCGTGGCGGAGGCGCCGGCGAAGGCGTACAACCCGCTCTTCATCTACGGCGAGTCCGGGCTCGGCAAGACGCACCTGCTGCACGCCATCGGGCACTACGCGCGGAGTCTGTACCCCGGCACCCGGGTGCGGTACGTCAGCTCCGAGGAGTTCACCAACGAGTTCATCAACTCGATCCGGGACGGCAAGGGCGACACCTTCCGCAAGCGGTACCGCGATGTCGACATCCTCCTGGTCGACGACATCCAGTTCCTGGCGAGCAAGGAGTCGACGCAGGAGGAGTTCTTCCACACGTTCAACACGCTCCACAACGCGAACAAGCAGATCGTGCTCTCCTCCGACCGGCCGCCCAGGCAGCTGATCACTCTGGAGGACCGGCTGCGCAACCGCTTCGAGTGGGGGCTGACCACCGACGTCCAGCCGCCCGAGCTGGAGACCCGGATCGCGATCCTGCGCAAGAAGGCCGTGCAGGAGCAGCTGAACGCGCCGCCCGAGGTGCTGGAGTTCATCGCCTCCCGGATCTCACGCAACATCCGTGAGCTGGAGGGGGCGCTGATCCGGGTGACGGCGTTCGCGTCGCTCAACCGGCAGCCCGTGGACCTCGGGCTCACCGAGATCGTGCTGAAGGACCTGCTCCCCGGCGGCGAGGACTCGGCTCCGGAGATCACCGCGGGCGCCATCATGGCGGCCACCGCCGCCTACTTCGGGCTGACCGTGGAGGACCTCTGCGGCTCCTCCAGGAGCCGGGTGCTGGTGACCGCGCGGCAGATCGCGATGTATCTCTGCCGCGAGCTGACCGATCTCTCACTGCCGAAGATCGGCGCGCAGTTCGGCGGCCGTGACCATACGACGGTGATGCACGCGGACCGGAAGATCCGCGCGCTGATGGCCGAGCGGCGCTCGATCTACAACCAGGTCACGGAGCTGACCAACCGCATCAAGAACGGCTGACGGCCGGCACGGAGGCACGGCGGCCGGTACGGCGAAGGGCGCCCGGGGAGACCGTACGGAACGGTCCCCGGGCGCCCTTCGGCGTGCCACGGGCCCCTCCGACCGGCTTCCGATCGCTCTCCGATCGCCCTCCGGAAGTCCTTCGAGCACCTTCCGGCGGCTGTGCGCGGTCGTCGAGGCCGGTCGCCGCTGTTCGAATACGGGCCTCGGGGGACTACTTCTCCACAGATCGGGGGAGAATCTTCCGTCCACAGCCTGGGGACCCGTAAGTTGTCCAGATCCTGTCCACAGGCCCGGTGGACGGAACACCGTCGGGGCAGGTCAGCCGCCTGTGGAATTGTGGCTGAAGATTCTCCACAGGCTGTGGACAGAGATTTCCTCCACAGGGGGCCGTCGTGACTGTCCACCGGCGGCCCACAGGCCGGACCCGGTTGCCCACACCTTCTCCACAGCGCTGTCCACTGTTCGGCAACAAAACGCCCGGGATCGCTGAGTCGAGTGAAAGGCGTCACACCGAGGCAGGTGGTTGGGCTGTGCAGAAGCCGGGTAAAACTGGGGACGCAGCTGGGGAGAAGTAGGGGTCCCCTGTGCATGGGGTGTGCACAACTTTCGGCTTTCCACAGAAGAGGCCGGTTATCCACGGGTGGCGCCCACAGGACCAGTGGACAAAAAACGCTGTCTGACCTGCACGGACGACGTTATCCACGGTTTCCACAGGCCCTACTACTACTACCCCCTTGAGTTAGCGAGAGATTCGTTTGGAAGCGGGGCCTGTGCACAACTCGGCCTCCGAGCCCGGGCCGCCACGGGCATCGACTTGACCCGCAGCAGCACCGACTGTCGGTGCCGTACGTCAGACTGGTCCCCGGCATCACAGCCGACGACGTAAGGCCAGCAGGGCGAGCCAGCAACAGCAGGAGGCGGTTCCGGTGAAGATCCGGGTGGAGCGCGATGTACTCGCTGAGGCGGTGGCCTGGGTGGCCCGCAGCCTCCCGGCCCGTCCGCCGGCGCCCGTACTCGCGGGTCTTCTGCTGAAGGCCGAGGACGGCGCGCTCAGCTTCTCCAGCTTCGACTACGAGGTCTCGGCGCGGGTCTCGGTGGACGCCGAGGTGGAGGAGGACGGCACCGTCCTCGTCTCCGGCCGGCTCCTCGCCGACATCTGCCGCGCCCTGCCCAACAGGCCGGTCGAGATCTCCACAGACGGTGTACGGGCGACCGTGGTCTGCGGCTCCTCCCGCTTCACGCTCCACACACTGCCTGTGGACGAGTACCCGGCGCTGCCGCAGATGCCGACCGCGACCGGCACCGTGCCCGGTGAGGTCTTCGCCTCGGCCGCCGCCCAGGTGGCCATCGCCGCCGGCCGCGACGACACGCTGCCGGTGCTGACCGGCGTACGGATCGAGATCGAGGGCGACACGGTCACCCTGGCCTCGACCGACCGCTACCGCTTCGCGGTCCGCGAGTTCCTGTGGAAGCCCGAGGCCGCGGACATCTCCGCCGTCGCGCTGGTGCCCGCCAAGACGCTGCTGGACACCGCCAAGGCGCTCACCAGCGGTGACACGGTCACGCTGGCGCTCTCCGGCTCCGGCGCGGGCGAGGGTCTGATCGGCTTCGAGGGCGCGGGCCGCCGGACGACCACCCGACTGCTCGAAGGCGACCTGCCGAAGTACCGCACGCTCTTCCCCACCGAGTTCAACTCGGTCGCGGTGATCGAGACCGCTCCGTTCGTCGAGGCCGTCAAGCGTGTGGCCCTGGTCGCCGAGCGGAACACCCCCGTACGGCTCAGCTTCGAGCAGGGCGTGCTGATCCTGGAGGCGGGCTCCAGCGACGACGCACAGGCTGTGGAGCGGGTCGACGCGCACCTGGAGGGCGACGACATCTCGATCGCCTTCAACCCGACCTTCCTGCTGGACGGGCTGAGCGCGATCGACTCACCGGTGGCCCAGCTCTCCTTCACGACCTCCACGAAGCCCGCTCTGCTGAGCGGCCGGGCGGATGTCAAGGCGGAGGCCGACGAGGCGTACAAGTACCTGATCATGCCGGTACGCCTGAGCGGCTGACCCCACAGGTGAGTACCCAGGTCCGGGCGTAGTCTCGGACTTGGGTACGAATCGCCTCAACGCTTAAGGAACACCTGATGGAGCTCGGTCTCGTCGGTCTCGGCAAGATGGGCGGCAACATGCGTGAGCGCATCCGCCGCGCCGGCCACACTGTCATCGGATACGACCGCAATCCGGACCTCGCCGATGTGCACAGCCTTCAGGAGCTGGTGAGCAAGCTCAAGGGCCCCCGGGTGGTCTGGGTGATGGTCCCGGCGGGCGCGGCGACCCAGGCGACCGTCGACGAGCTGGCCGAGCTGCTCTCCCCCGGCGATGTCGTGGTCGACGGCGGGAACTCGCGCTGGACGGACGACGAGAAGCACGCCGTGGAGCTGGGCATCAAGGGCATCGGCTTCGTCGACTGCGGTGTCTCCGGTGGCGTCTGGGGCCTCGACAACGGCTACGCGCTGATGTACGGCGGCGACCCGGAGAACGTCGCGAAGGTCCAGCCGGTCTTCGACGCGCTCAAGCCCGAGGGCGACTTCGGCACCGTCCACGCCGGCAAGGTCGGCGCGGGGCACTTCGCCAAGATGGTCCACAACGGCATCGAGTACGCCATGATGCAGGCGTACGCCGAGGGCTGGGAGCTGCTGGAGAAGGTCGACTCGGTCACGGACGTCCGTGAGGTCTTCCGCTCCTGGCAGGAGGGCACGGTCATCCGGTCCTGGCTGCTGGACCTCGCGGTCAACGCGCTGGACCGGGACGAGCACCTCGACCAGCTGCGCGGCTTCGCGGAGGACTCCGGCGAGGGCCGGTGGACGGTCGAGGCGGCCATCGACAACGCGGTGCCGCTGCCCGCGATCACCGCGTCGCTGTTCGCCCGGTTCGCGTCGCGCCAGGAGGACTCGCCGCAGATGAAGATGGTCGCGGCGCTGCGCAACCAGTTCGGCGGCCATGCTGTCGAATCGAGCGACGCGAAACACTGAGCGGCTCAGCACTGAGCTGAGCACTGAGCACCGAACCGGAAGAGGCCCGCGCACCCTATGCATGTCACGCATCTGTCGCTGGCCGACTTCCGGTCCTACGCCCGGGTCGAGGTTCCCCTCGATCCGGGCGTCACCGCGTTCGTGGGGGCGAACGGGCAGGGCAAGACCAATCTGGTCGAGGCGGTCGGCTATCTGGCGACCCTCGGCAGCCACCGTGTCTCGTCGGACGCGCCGTTGGTGCGGATGGGCGCGGAGCGCGCCGTTATACGGGCGGCCGTGACGCAGGGCGAGCGGGCGCAGCTGGTCGAGCTGGAGCTGAACCCCGGCCGTGCGAACCGGGCCAGGATCAACCGGTCCTCGCAGGTCAAGCCGCGCGATGTGCTCGGCATCGTACGGACGGTGCTGTTCGCGCCGGAGGATCTGGCGCTGGTGAAGGGCGACCCGGGCGAGCGCCGGCGGTTCCTGGACGAGCTGGTCACCGCGCGCTCGCCCCGGATGGCGGCGGTGCGCTCGGACTACGAGCGGGTGCTCCGGCAGCGCAACACGCTGCTCAAATCCGCGGCGATGGCGCGCCGGCACGGCGGTCGTGGCATGGACCTGTCGACGCTGGATGTCTGGGACCAGCATCTGGCGCGGGCGGGGGCCGAGCTGCTGGCGCAGCGGGCGGATCTGATCACGGTGCTCCAGCCGCTGACGGACAAGGCGTACGAGCAGCTGGCGCCCGGCGGCGGGCCGGTGACGCTGGAGTACCGCTCCTCGGCCGGTGAGCCGGGTGGCGTGGGTGGCTCGGGCGATTCCGACGACACCGTTGATGCGGGTGGCGCGGGGATGGCCGCCGGTGCCTCGCGGGACGAGCTGTACGGGCATCTGATGGCCGCGCTGGCCGGGGTGCGCAAGCAGGAGATCGAGCGGGGCGTGACGCTCGTCGGGCCGCACCGGGACGACCTGGTGCTCCGGCTCGGCCGGCTCCCCGCGAAGGGGTACGCCAGCCACGGCGAGTCGTGGTCGTACGCGCTGGCGCTGCGGCTGGCCTCGTACGATCTGCTGCGCGCCGAGGGGAACGAGCCGGTGCTCGTCCTGGACGATGTCTTCGCCGAACTGGACGCGCGGCGCCGGGAGCGGCTGGCCGAGCTGGTGGTGCCCGGCGAGCAGGTGCTGGTGACGGCGGCCGTGGCCGACGATGTGCCGGGGGTGCTGGCCGGGGCGCGGTACATGGTGGCCGAGGGCGCGGTGGAGCGGGTATGAGCGGTCAGGGCATGATTCCGGAATCCGGCACGGGCGCGGGTGCCGTCACGGCTACGGGGGCCGCCGGGGTGCCCGGTCCGGCCGCCGTCCCGGAGTCGTCGGGGGTGGATCTGGCGCGGGTCGCGCTGCGCGCCGCGAAGGAGCAGGCGCGGGCGCGCGGCGCCGCCGTACAGCAGAAGAAGCAGGCCAGACGGGGCGGCGGACTGCGGTCCGGGTCCGGCGCGGACGGCCGCGACCCGCTGCCGCTCGGCGCGGCGATCAACCGGCTGATCACGGAGCGCGGCTGGGAGACGCCCGCGGCGGTCGGCGGGGTGATGGGCCGGTGGCCGCAGATCGTCGGCGAGGACGTCGCGAAGCACTGCGTGCCGCAGCGGTACGACGACAGCCGTGACGAGCGGGTGCTGACCGTGCAGTGCGACTCCACGGCCTGGGCGACCCAGCTGCGGCTGCTGGCGCCCCGGCTGGTGGCCCGGCTGAACGAGGACCTGGGGCATGGCACCGTACGGATGATCAAGGTACTGGGGCCTGGCGGGCCGCCGTCGCGGTCCGGCCGGCTGCGGGCGCCGGGGAGCCAGGGACCCGGGGACACGTACGGCTGAGGCGGGACGCGGCGCGCAGGCCGCGGGTTACGGGGTACGGGCCCGGGGGGCCCCAGGCGCGGCGCCCGGTCGGCGCTGTCCGGCTCGTGCGCCTGCGTCTTCGCCTCGTCCGCCCGTTCGCTCACCGGTTCCGCTGAACGTCCCCTCTTCCCCCTCTCTTTTCGGCCACCCCGCCGCCCCGTCCGCCCGTCGTGGAAGACACCGGCGGCACCCCCGGCGGCCCCCTCCCGTACCGCTCGCGCGGTCTCTCCGTACCGCCGCCGTACGGTCTCCCGGCAGCGCCGTGGCCCCGGCGGGAGGGCCGGAAGAGTGAGGTGTCCCTCACCGTAGCGGGAGGTTGACAGGCCGAAGCGCTCAATGCCCGTGTGAGCCTCTTGGAGCCCCTTCCCGAATATGGGGAGTCGTGAGCCGCTCATCCAGGGCGGCACATGCGGACTCAGGTACCGGCAAACCCCCATTCGGGTCGGCGCTACCGGTAGACTGATGGAGAATCCCGCGTGCTTGCGGGAACCGTCAACAGATGCTGACACAAGCCGAACGACGCAGCCGCTCCCGCTTGCTCGGAGAACGGCCTGTGCTGTGCCAGAAAGGGCGCTTCGTGGCCGATTCCGGCAACCCCCATGAGAAGTCTCCGTCGACCGGCGTCGGTGAGAACGGCGAGGTGACCGCCTCGTACGACGCCAGTGCCATCACCGTGCTCGAAGGTCTGGACGCGGTCCGCAAGCGCCCCGGCATGTACATCGGCTCGACGGGCGAGCGCGGACTGCATCACCTGGTGTACGAGGTCGTCGACAACTCCGTCGACGAGGCCCTGGCGGGCCACGCGGACACCATCGACGTCACGATCCTCGCCGACGGCGGGGTGCGCGTGATCGACAACGGCCGCGGTATCCCGGTGGACATCGTCCCGTCCGAGGGCAAGCCGGCCGTCGAGGTCGTGCTCACGGTGCTGCACGCGGGCGGCAAGTTCGGCGGCGGCGGTTACGCCGTCTCCGGCGGGCTGCACGGCGTCGGCGTCTCGGTCGTCAACGCCCTGTCGTCGCGGGTCGCGGTCGACGTCAAGCGCGACGGCTACCGCTGGACGCAGGACTACAAGCTCGGTGTGCCGACCGCGCCGCTGGACCGCAAGGAGGAGACGTCCGACTCCGGTACGACGGTCACGTTCTGGGCCGACCCGGATGTCTTCGAGACGACGGACTACTCCTTCGAGACGCTGTCCCGGCGCTTCCAGGAGATGGCCTTCCTCAACAAGGGCCTGACCCTGACGCTGACGGACGAGCGCGAGTCGGCCAAGGCCGTCGTGGGCGCGGATGTCGCGGGCACGGACGCCCCGGAGAGCGCGGGCGAGGAGCAGCCGGCGCGTACGGTCACGTACTTCTACGAGGGCGGCATCGTCGACTTCGTGAAGTATCTGAACTCGCGCAAGGGTGAGCTGATCCACCCGACGGTCATCGACATCGAGGCCGAGGACAAGGAGCGGATGCTCTCGGTCGAGATCGCGATGCAGTGGAACTCGCAGTACAGCGAGGGGGTGTACTCCTTCGCCAACACGATCCACACGCACGAGGGCGGTACGCACGAGGAGGGCTTCCGCGCGGCGATGACCGGGCTGGTCAACCGCTACGCGCGCGAGAAGAAGTTCCTGCGGGAGAAGGACGACAACCTGGCGGGCGAGGACATCCGCGAGGGTCTGACGGCGATCATCTCCGTCAAGCTCGGTGAGCCGCAGTTCGAGGGCCAGACGAAGACCAAGCTCGGCAACACCGAGGCGAAGACGTTTGTGCAGAAGATCGTGCACGAGCATCTGACGGACTGGTTCGACCGCAATCCCAATGAGGCCGCGGACATCATCCGCAAGTCGATCCAGGCCGCCACGGCCCGGGTCGCGGCCCGCAAGGCGCGCGATCTGACCCGGCGCAAGGGGCTGCTGGAGAGCGCGTCGCTGCCCGGCAAGCTGAGCGACTGCCAGTCGAACGACCCGTCGAAGTGCGAGATCTTCATCGTCGAGGGCGACTCCGCCGGCGGTTCGGCGAAGTCCGGCCGTAACCCGATGTACCAGGCCATCCTGCCGATCCGCGGCAAGATCCTGAACGTCGAGAAGGCCCGGATCGACAAGATCCTCCAGAACACCGAGGTCCAGGCGCTGATCAGCGCCTTCGGCACCGGGGTGCACGAGGACTTCGACATCGAGAAGCTCCGCTATCACAAGATCATCCTGATGGCGGACGCCGATGTCGACGGCCAGCACATCAACACGCTGCTGCTGACGTTCCTGTTCCGGTTCATGCGCCCGCTGGTCGAGGCCGGACACGTCTATCTGTCGCGGCCGCCCCTCTACAAGATCAAGTGGGGCCGGGACGACTTCGAGTACGCGTACTCCGACCGGGAGCGCGACGCCCTGGTCGAGCTGGGCAAGCAGAACGGCAAGCGGATCCGCGAGGACTCGATCCAGCGCTTCAAGGGCCTGGGCGAGATGAACGCCGAGGAGCTGCGGGTCACCACGATGGACGTCGACCACCGCGTGCTCGGCCAGGTCACCCTGGACGACGCGGCCCAGGCCGACGATCTGTTCTCGGTGCTGATGGGCGAGGACGTCGAGGCTCGTCGGTCCTTCATCCAGCGCAATGCCAAGGACGTCCGCTTCCTCGACATCTGAGTCGGTCTCAGCTGACGGATTCGAATAGGCCGAAAGGAACACTGACCAGCAATGGCCGACGAGAACACCCCCGACACCCCTGATTCCCCCGCTCCGCCCGCCGGCGCGGACGGCGGCGCCCCCGAGACCGTGACCGCGGTGGAGGGCCTGGCCCTGCGCGTGGAGCCGGTCGGGCTAGAGACCGAGATGCAGCGTTCGTATCTTGACTACGCGATGTCCGTCATCGTGTCGCGCGCGCTGCCGGACGTACGGGACGGCCTCAAGCCCGTACACCGCCGGGTGCTGTACGCGATGTACGACGGCGGTTACCGGCCCGAGAAGGGCTTCTACAAGTGCGCCCGTGTCGTCGGTGACGTCATGGGTACCTATCACCCGCACGGCGACTCCTCGATCTACGACGCGCTCGTGCGGCTCGCGCAGCCGTGGTCGATGCGGATGCCGCTGGTCGACTCCAACGGCAACTTCGGTTCCCCGGGCAATGACCCGGCCGCCGCCATGCGGTACACCGAGTGCAAGATGATGCCGCTGTCGATGGAGATGCTCCGGGACATCGACGAGGAGACCGTCGACCTCACGGACAACTACGACGGGCGCAACCAGGAGCCGACGGTCCTGCCGGCCCGGTTCCCGAACCTGCTGATCAACGGCTCCGCCGGGATCGCCGTCGGGATGGCCACGAACATCCCGCCGCACAATCTGCGGGAGGTGGCGGCCGGCGCGATGTGGGCGCTGGAGCACCCGGAGGCGAGCCACGAGGAGCTGCTCGACGCGCTGATCGAGCGGATCAAGGGCCCCGACTTCCCGACGGGCGCGCTGGTGGTGGGCCGCAAGGGCATCGAGGAGGCGTACCGGACGGGCCGCGGCTCGATCACGATGCGCGCGGTGGTCGAGGTCGAGGAGATCCAGAACCGCCAGTGCCTGGTGGTCACGGAGCTGCCGTACCAGACCAACCCGGACAATCTCGCGCAGAAGATTGCCGATCTGGTCAAGGACGGCAGGGTCGGCGGGATCGCCGACGTCCGGGACGAGACGTCCTCGCGTACGGGACAGCGGCTGGTCGTCGTCCTGAAGCGGGACGCGGTCGCCAAGGTCGTGCTGAACAACCTGTACAAGCACACGGACCTCCAGTCGAACTTCAGCGCGAACATGCTGGCGCTGGTGGACGGTGTGCCGCGCACGCTGTCGCTGGACGCGTTCATCCGGCACTGGGTGACGCACCAGGTCGAGGTCATCGTCCGGCGGACGAGGTTCCGGCTGCGCAAGGCCGAGGAGCGGGCGCACATCCTGCGCGGTCTGCTCAAGGCGCTGGACGCGATCGACGAGGTCATCGCGCTGATCCGGCGCAGTGACACGGTCGAGATCGCGCGCGAGGGCCTGATGGGGCTGCTCTCGATCGACGAGATCCAGGCGAACGCGATCCTGGAGATGCAGTTGCGGCGGCTGGCCGCGCTGGAGCGGCAGAAGATCGTCGCTGAGCACGACGAGTTGCAGCAGAAGATCAACGAGTACAACGCGATCCTGGCCTCGCCGGAGAAGCAGCGTCAGATCATCCGCGAGGAACTGACCGTCATCGTCGACAAGTTCGGTGACGACCGGCGGTCCAAGCTGGTTCCCTTCGACGGTGACATGTCCATGGAGGACTTGATCGCCGAGGAGGACATCGTCGTCACCATCACGCGCGGCGGCTATGTGAAGCGTACGAAGGCGGACGACTACCGCTCGCAGAAGCGCGGCGGCAAGGGCGTGCGCGGGACGAAGCTCAAGGAAGACGACATCGTCGACCACTTCTTCGTCTCGACGACCCACCACTG encodes the following:
- the yidC gene encoding membrane protein insertase YidC, giving the protein MDTIASLFSFITTPVSWVIVQFHSLYGMIFGPDTGWAWGLSIVSLVVLIRICLIPLFVKQIKSTRNMQVLQPKMKAIQERYKNDKQRQSEEMMKLYKETGTNPLSSCLPILAQSPFFFALYHVLSSIASGKTIGVINQGLLDSARQAHIFGAPLAAKFTDSSEKVQSLNASLTDVRVVTAIMIVMMSASQFYTQRQLMTKNVDLTVKTPYMQQQKMLMYIFPVIFAVTGVNFPVGVLVYWLTTNVWTMGQQMYVINQNPTPGSKAQDQYLQRLLKSITSRGEVRSRRKRNIVQAIVSKGPDRNDNERKFVMGLAKVGLAAQADGTVIKSETAAADAEAGSAQKRQQPKRLTKAQRQAAAQLGAEKPEDSTDTADTKDSGATDEPAKTSLQKKDEPQDTPPKPSGRPAAGATRQKAKSGQRKGQQRPKHPSKK
- the yidD gene encoding membrane protein insertion efficiency factor YidD translates to MKYPLLALIKLYQWTISPLLGPVCRYYPSCSHYGYTAIDRHGAVKGTVLTAWRILRCNPWSPGGVDHVPPRKRPRWHELLRDALRGGKGGHSAAGVPSGGSAPDTPSPAAETSSKAQGA
- the rnpA gene encoding ribonuclease P protein component, with translation MLPTENRLRRREDFATAVRRGRRAGRPLLVVHLRSGSTDPHAPGESASPPRAGFVVSKAVGGSVVRNVVKRRLRHLVRDRLSELPPGSLVVVRALPGAGDADHAQLARDLDAALRRLLGGGTR
- the rpmH gene encoding 50S ribosomal protein L34 encodes the protein MSKRTFQPNNRRRAKTHGFRLRMRTRAGRAILATRRSKGRARLSA
- the dnaA gene encoding chromosomal replication initiator protein DnaA — protein: MADVPADLAAVWPRVLEQLLREGQQGVEPKDKQWIERCQPLALVADTALLAVPNEWGKRVLEGRLAPLISETLSHECGRPIRIAITVDDSAGEPAPPAPAVPQQHRYQGPPLDDQRPGDGYDGYGGHRPQDDGMPSVRPAYPEYQQQRQDPGAWPRTQEDLSWQQPRLGGYQDRDPYATPHSQQPQHDYRQPQGQERSPYEQHGGRHDPHDSQEPPAPRHGGGQSVGRARGGGAGPLGAQPAPAPGPGEPQARLNPKYLFDTFVIGASNRFAHAAAVAVAEAPAKAYNPLFIYGESGLGKTHLLHAIGHYARSLYPGTRVRYVSSEEFTNEFINSIRDGKGDTFRKRYRDVDILLVDDIQFLASKESTQEEFFHTFNTLHNANKQIVLSSDRPPRQLITLEDRLRNRFEWGLTTDVQPPELETRIAILRKKAVQEQLNAPPEVLEFIASRISRNIRELEGALIRVTAFASLNRQPVDLGLTEIVLKDLLPGGEDSAPEITAGAIMAATAAYFGLTVEDLCGSSRSRVLVTARQIAMYLCRELTDLSLPKIGAQFGGRDHTTVMHADRKIRALMAERRSIYNQVTELTNRIKNG
- the dnaN gene encoding DNA polymerase III subunit beta, whose translation is MKIRVERDVLAEAVAWVARSLPARPPAPVLAGLLLKAEDGALSFSSFDYEVSARVSVDAEVEEDGTVLVSGRLLADICRALPNRPVEISTDGVRATVVCGSSRFTLHTLPVDEYPALPQMPTATGTVPGEVFASAAAQVAIAAGRDDTLPVLTGVRIEIEGDTVTLASTDRYRFAVREFLWKPEAADISAVALVPAKTLLDTAKALTSGDTVTLALSGSGAGEGLIGFEGAGRRTTTRLLEGDLPKYRTLFPTEFNSVAVIETAPFVEAVKRVALVAERNTPVRLSFEQGVLILEAGSSDDAQAVERVDAHLEGDDISIAFNPTFLLDGLSAIDSPVAQLSFTTSTKPALLSGRADVKAEADEAYKYLIMPVRLSG
- the gnd gene encoding phosphogluconate dehydrogenase (NAD(+)-dependent, decarboxylating), with the protein product MELGLVGLGKMGGNMRERIRRAGHTVIGYDRNPDLADVHSLQELVSKLKGPRVVWVMVPAGAATQATVDELAELLSPGDVVVDGGNSRWTDDEKHAVELGIKGIGFVDCGVSGGVWGLDNGYALMYGGDPENVAKVQPVFDALKPEGDFGTVHAGKVGAGHFAKMVHNGIEYAMMQAYAEGWELLEKVDSVTDVREVFRSWQEGTVIRSWLLDLAVNALDRDEHLDQLRGFAEDSGEGRWTVEAAIDNAVPLPAITASLFARFASRQEDSPQMKMVAALRNQFGGHAVESSDAKH